The following DNA comes from Longimicrobiaceae bacterium.
GCACGCTCCAGCAGGGCAGCCGCGTCGTCGCGCTCCAGGTCGAGCATCTCCATCAAGATGCGCTCGCTGCGGTCCTGGAGCTTCTGGTTGGTGACCCGCAGGTCCACCATCAGGTTCCCGAACACCTTGCCCAGGCGGATCATTGCGCCCGTGGAGATGGTGTTCAGCACCAGCTTCGTCGCCGTCCCCGCCTTCATGCGCGTCGACCCCGTGACGACTTCCGGTCCCACCAGCGGGGCGACCACCACGTCGTAGACCTCCAGCATCCAGTCCGCCGGCGGCGTGCAGAGCAGAAAGCCCGTGCGCGCGCCGCGCTGCTTGGCCCGCGTGAGGGCGCCGTGCACGTACGGCGTGGTGCCGCTTGCCGCGATGCCGAACACGAAGTCGTCCGGCCCCACCTCGCGCTCGTCCATGGCGGCCGCGCCGGCCTCCGGGTGGTCTTCGGCGCCCTCCATCGCGCTGGTGAGCGCCTTGGGGCCGCCTGCGATCAAGCCCTGCACCATGCGCGGGTCCGTGCCGTATGTGGGCGGCATCTCCGACGCGTCCAGCACGCCCAGGCGGCCGGACGTGCCCGCGCCCACGTACAGCAGGCGCCCGCCCGCGCGGAACGCCGCCTCCGCCAGCTCCACTGCCCGCGCGATGGGCTCCAGCTGCGTGGCGACGGCGGGCGCGACGTGCTGGTCCTCGGCGTTGATGATCCGCACGATCTCCAGCGCGGGCAGCCGGTCTATGCCCGCCGTGGCGGGGTTTCGCTGCTCCGTGAGCCGGGAGTCCAGGATCGGTCGCTCGGTCATCACTCGCCAGTGGGTGTGCACCGGCGCCGGCGGGTTTCCGCGGGCGCGGCGGCGGGGTCGCGCTCCCGCCGTGCAGCGTGCAACGTGGGCCGTGAGCCGCGCAGATGCAAGAGCCCCGCCCGCCCCGATTCCCAGCAGCCGCGCCGCCCTCCGCGTGAACGGTTGGTCGGAGGCGGATCGTCGCACGCGCCGGCGATGGCGGGCGCGGAGATTGCCGCGCGCCGCACGCGACGTACTTTGCTGCAGATGCACGGCGACGCGCACTGGATGCACGGCGGCGCGACACACGGGATTCACGGCTCGCATTCCGGTAGCCGAATCGCACTCGACGCATTCCGGTAGATGCGACGCAGTTGATGAGTTCCGGTAGATGCGCTCGGTCGATGCACGGCCGCGAACCCCGCATCTCCCGCGCATCCGCATCGCCACCCTGAGCATCACCGCCGATGCGCGGCGGACGGCCTCCATCTCCCAACCCACACCCGAGCAGATGATGCAACATCTTCGCTTCATCTCCGCCGCTTCCGTCATCCTCCTCGCTGCCGGAAGCACGGCGGGTGCGCTCACCTCCCCGTCCGCCAATACGCGGCGTGCATCGCTTCCGCCCGACACGGTGCGGTTCCCGGACGGGTGGGGCTTCCCGGCGGGCTCGGTGGCTCCGGTGACGGCGCGGCAGGGGATGGTGGTGACCACGGACCGCGTGGCGAGCGAGATCGGGGCGGAGATCCTGCGCCGCGGCGGCAACGCGGTGGACGCCGCCGTGGCGACGCAGTTCGCGCTCGCCGTGGTGAACCCCGAGGCGGGCAACATCGGCGGCGGCGGGTTCATGGTCGTGCGCATGGCCGACGGGACCACCGCGTCGCTCGACTTCCGCGAGAAGGCGCCCGGGGGCGCCACGCGCGACATGTACCTCGACTCGGCCGGCAACGTCACCGACCGCTCGCTCGTGGGCCACCTCGCCAGCGGCGTTCCCGGCTCCGTCGCGGGCATGTGGGAGGTGCACAAGCGCTTCGGCACGCGGCCATGGGCGGAGCTGCTCCAGCCCGCCATCGCCCTGGCGGACGGCATCGTCGTGCACGAGCGGCTCGCCTCGTCGCTGTCGCGCAATGAGAGAATCCTGCACGCCTTCCCCGCCACCTCCGCCGTCTTCCTGCGCGACGGGCGCCCGCTGCGCGTGGGCGAGCGGCTGGCGCAGCCCGACCTGGCCGCCACCCTCCGCCGCATCGCCGAGGGCGGCGCGGACGGCTTCTACCGCGCCCGCACGGCCGAGCTGGTGGAGGCGGAGATGCGGCGCGGCGGCGGCATCATCACCGCGGCGGACATGGCCGCGT
Coding sequences within:
- the murQ gene encoding N-acetylmuramic acid 6-phosphate etherase translates to MTERPILDSRLTEQRNPATAGIDRLPALEIVRIINAEDQHVAPAVATQLEPIARAVELAEAAFRAGGRLLYVGAGTSGRLGVLDASEMPPTYGTDPRMVQGLIAGGPKALTSAMEGAEDHPEAGAAAMDEREVGPDDFVFGIAASGTTPYVHGALTRAKQRGARTGFLLCTPPADWMLEVYDVVVAPLVGPEVVTGSTRMKAGTATKLVLNTISTGAMIRLGKVFGNLMVDLRVTNQKLQDRSERILMEMLDLERDDAAALLERAGGKVKTAMVMHWTDTDRDRATALLARCGGQLGAILKHAGGRDA
- a CDS encoding gamma-glutamyltransferase, giving the protein MMQHLRFISAASVILLAAGSTAGALTSPSANTRRASLPPDTVRFPDGWGFPAGSVAPVTARQGMVVTTDRVASEIGAEILRRGGNAVDAAVATQFALAVVNPEAGNIGGGGFMVVRMADGTTASLDFREKAPGGATRDMYLDSAGNVTDRSLVGHLASGVPGSVAGMWEVHKRFGTRPWAELLQPAIALADGIVVHERLASSLSRNERILHAFPATSAVFLRDGRPLRVGERLAQPDLAATLRRIAEGGADGFYRARTAELVEAEMRRGGGIITAADMAA